The Juglans regia cultivar Chandler chromosome 2, Walnut 2.0, whole genome shotgun sequence genome includes a window with the following:
- the LOC109002123 gene encoding uncharacterized protein LOC109002123 isoform X1, with protein sequence MVQHLKSYVSWIDFVLDWTKENHRQAVVTALADKYNAYHYKLHKHYLKYASHEEALSDGMSLVEKGNGYVKASPFKEQSQRNITNRKRQKVKHTGGGKSFVRIMEENRYTKMHVGSCFRQGFQQGEKQLDGTTLCGTRWRELTTTNRSNWIGPSHVWMKRIFGGHLGRSKVAEVHHKFNKVVFNLESSCSIIYAY encoded by the exons ATGGTACAACATTTGAAAAGTTACGTAAGTTGG ATAGATTTTGTGTTGGATTGGACGAAAGAAAACCACCGTCAAGCTGTGGTAACGGCTCTCGCTGATAAATACAATGCATACCACTACAAATTGCACAAGCACTACCTTAAATATGCATCACATGAGGAGGCACTATCCGATGGGATGTCCCTGGTAGAGAAAGGGAATGGTTATGTGAAAGCTAGCCCATTCAAG GAGCAGTCTCAAAGAAATATTACTAATAGGAAAAGACAAAAAGTGAAACATACCGGTGGGGGAAAATCATTTGTTAGAATTATGGAAGAGAAT AGATACACCAAGATGCATGTAGGTAGCTGTTTTCGGCAAGGGTTCCAGCAAGGAGAAAAGCAGCTTGATGGAACTACACTATGTGGTACCAGATGGAGAGAATTGACAACCACCAACAGAAGTAATTGGATAGGA CCCTCTCATGTGTGGATGAAGAGGATATTTGGTGGTCATCTGGGCAGATCAAAAGTTGCTGAAGTACATCACAAATTCAATAAAGTTGTGTTTAATTTGGAGTCAAGTTGTAGTATCATATATGCATATTGA
- the LOC109002123 gene encoding uncharacterized protein LOC109002123 isoform X3, with product MVQHLKSYVSWIDFVLDWTKENHRQAVVTALADKYNAYHYKLHKHYLKYASHEEALSDGMSLVEKGNGYVKASPFKRYTKMHVGSCFRQGFQQGEKQLDGTTLCGTRWRELTTTNRSNWIGPSHVWMKRIFGGHLGRSKVAEVHHKFNKVVFNLESSCSIIYAY from the exons ATGGTACAACATTTGAAAAGTTACGTAAGTTGG ATAGATTTTGTGTTGGATTGGACGAAAGAAAACCACCGTCAAGCTGTGGTAACGGCTCTCGCTGATAAATACAATGCATACCACTACAAATTGCACAAGCACTACCTTAAATATGCATCACATGAGGAGGCACTATCCGATGGGATGTCCCTGGTAGAGAAAGGGAATGGTTATGTGAAAGCTAGCCCATTCAAG AGATACACCAAGATGCATGTAGGTAGCTGTTTTCGGCAAGGGTTCCAGCAAGGAGAAAAGCAGCTTGATGGAACTACACTATGTGGTACCAGATGGAGAGAATTGACAACCACCAACAGAAGTAATTGGATAGGA CCCTCTCATGTGTGGATGAAGAGGATATTTGGTGGTCATCTGGGCAGATCAAAAGTTGCTGAAGTACATCACAAATTCAATAAAGTTGTGTTTAATTTGGAGTCAAGTTGTAGTATCATATATGCATATTGA
- the LOC109002123 gene encoding uncharacterized protein LOC109002123 isoform X2: protein MVQHLKSYVSWIDFVLDWTKENHRQAVVTALADKYNAYHYKLHKHYLKYASHEEALSDGMSLVEKGNGYVKASPFKEQSQRNITNRKRQKVKHTGGGKSFVRIMEENRYTKMHVGSCFRQGFQQGEKQLDGTTLCGTRWRELTTTNRSNWIGSLSALSCVDEEDIWWSSGQIKSC from the exons ATGGTACAACATTTGAAAAGTTACGTAAGTTGG ATAGATTTTGTGTTGGATTGGACGAAAGAAAACCACCGTCAAGCTGTGGTAACGGCTCTCGCTGATAAATACAATGCATACCACTACAAATTGCACAAGCACTACCTTAAATATGCATCACATGAGGAGGCACTATCCGATGGGATGTCCCTGGTAGAGAAAGGGAATGGTTATGTGAAAGCTAGCCCATTCAAG GAGCAGTCTCAAAGAAATATTACTAATAGGAAAAGACAAAAAGTGAAACATACCGGTGGGGGAAAATCATTTGTTAGAATTATGGAAGAGAAT AGATACACCAAGATGCATGTAGGTAGCTGTTTTCGGCAAGGGTTCCAGCAAGGAGAAAAGCAGCTTGATGGAACTACACTATGTGGTACCAGATGGAGAGAATTGACAACCACCAACAGAAGTAATTGGATAGGA TCTCTATCAGCCCTCTCATGTGTGGATGAAGAGGATATTTGGTGGTCATCTGGGCAGATCAAAAGTTGCTGA